One Plasmodium cynomolgi strain B DNA, chromosome 12, whole genome shotgun sequence genomic region harbors:
- a CDS encoding hypothetical protein (putative), translated as MEYYNKDIINTLLKILYSVYYSSLYDSNTILYQTCCAAYKQLLNSLIDVCNRESRVGATPCDHLENCMCESDEKEKNDTEGKRDSGDHNLVHREEDHSREVKNLYFENFVLPYDTDSPIDLIYITDLKNQSFMKNKNKLLSLIHYLCYCCFVNIRLKYNSVGVSFPCSYGTAVEEKRKEDSVNETANISQERRQNSNVSQTNEPSSKLQSARSNCQKSADQPPRNGNNGTLQEEPNDEKIVTPLKQTSYSKDTLQSGRGNADPPVEEKHNAQQEEEEEQQKKKKSSKDESVYMCSVKNSNIKKFLKILKSTNGKNQTDNKMNHDDNENVQPDSCDQRSEILSTYNKNNLILPLNFCLDLLYIFLNNYEHFLKNFDFFKLLKFEIIYIILVSLKYNLHIDVFYRCLKIFEIICHRYFQYFLGEIKFLFLILIQHLCLTQPFSKLLIVLNFFFYLFDDTLTLFHLYKYFCHGGGTAKVGRAAEEEDVKKDPEVANDAVVSGTEGAKKKKKTKRGYMQEGEHPPAEAQNVPTEKPTSQKRPDVVSSKSDAESKGRKEGEPISRETNPKQSDVMGAKSSSGQGEHHSDDDDLLFIRVVEYISKIIHELLFLHSIDLTKMYAHLKVFKYDRIYTGEKKVEQHMDKGRSKSGGSGRGEKKGAQGDHKESDKEGHIERHNEKHNEKHEKKLNQGDGQIKPKQQNHEKEVQGSSNEMPFRNFLSYPLILPKSCENPRGNFYLFKYSAEKKVSRTLFNDLCYKDADEIRLLASTVDNILSLVNSFYVIFLNILRMSLNQYCFATIDLNDESGFALSESSACGSRSERKHVNKEAVAQLCNERGYGLQSFSTAQPPSVISGNNPSFDDELERRLDCYNENTAEGTNKCAGRGGDLCSDLYSAVSGGVSGGLYNSANSYNPPIDRDNPTNDGIKKEEKNPHRSKSMNPNDQYHENISLFFNVFNSTCRYFISSLCLIFSYTNTLDVCFFSGFQKIIFISTHLKINICTNACLQTLTKCSSIFTLENSPFFLKILRNFERQENRNENNSGVRKSKGAIKSISKVPMLYSSNESKTSSRKGSEASVKDGSNFVHTGHSLGTATSAHNTGKSVKRGSNDLEEAKRESSKRHDEVEHTNVKEYMEKEDKIDDMLIKQKREANTVKGGNPQMREKGDDYSGNYFYNLKSGKSERGENTNVGNENQPNMGVELWRNSPPSDAHYNVTSKALDDGEGAERGEKNSRRRDTDHILANKSISKKTSIESVESNFVCYKSTLNEDRIKYFDEIISIILKESYFINNDLNNVKYILSIKAVISIFFIYGDNLHFENWLRMINLFVEVNYIYKYISSIENKTIEFLNFLHHINKNEEDFIFSLSKRLIDSDKNNYVQNVNSKSAEFCYFILRFIQKNPNTIFYKLSTLINILNSIHFMIFNQFFKQRKVGSKGGEVLPPKLCYKGRTPGEGHIPGKESKQNGGAHASGRGSKDMCTTLLNGHMGSSQKGANCEDGNESTTKLTEPYREAPLHSGSSRGREKNEEDTTPNSREYIKFNKLNRKKNIIEKYIEFLHKNDNIFEVYYYYLSHFDPMYTTYFAFYTDMFFLSKGEKRKGMVRKEMAKGRPTNSECANLPRQGVTTQETTISTEMNDKPSDNAAKEHIYYIVLKKLEKFCIFEDFYPLYMIEMLCVINLDKIKSIYNNCCMNILLLSLCKNNDIQKKSIDTLFNIIKESIVHYKHNFEIQFLLFKPFFLFIVNPHTCYRSYFISSFLNSIRKNASFFNKDMWLFIIFLLYVSFQKELKKRSLKNTNGDETDSQQIMEENISNINNIFNILEIIIVDYIEEVPVCKIMEVVIHMLILFSSLNVLSNNISFRAINFSWSIVDYIVGRSHMLERNGKEKDLGETEEGEKGTPQGDQHKTGQNKLLHICAIENKKIYIYEKEIKMKNIKMKSFFIFILNQLMKLCFDERIEVRNCSIKTIISILSTHICKFDFFFYKTSICLLLKRLSVRYYSKLHGYFEMECRNEHQVDCQSGEPTSVDRTADVSSFPLESKNSGTAPTSEEPAERGRTCVGELFRKSFADLTAEVEGQFAKKKRKKGRGEMKEHPDLLSKIEKGAGITSSNGSVNGGGNGGGNGGGNGGGNGGGNGSSGGNTALEPEKNGDLYDYVNENFSKIIIHHSRDSKLKQWIESFILIIEGCNRILLEQRNYRKFYIFYGTFVNILKTTLFVKYNSKNMFELHISILQILNNIFMSKLTYYDVCHFTMKNSLSNRNRCSDHVSIFDMCLFYIYNYAYCTDDQKIKDFILKLLMENLKNVYCDKWIYVHSVMYLHLFHLLFTSSVEVVLSPGEGKTYSFLNYHSILNELFFDYFVSGRETITHHVGSDINSASNKMGNNPPKCAQKDEPPGGGGDSPKRRPSFLNSHFTFEYKTNEASNDPLNIYNILENNKGIYSAEAFGENAKLESKDIYAGFLNGHVNSEIFTIMMDIFQTLEYDKINLLINEELLKCVKYLLLSLGENEEKKSILTKLLYFVFDEKILFNENSDEIIEKVELNDTYNKLDMDINTKELNEENKECSRLFTLNYKKIYPLNNYIEYFQTFSIGLFNYFTPFLIFYIHNKFNLFPNYNVNIIYSIILCNFMRQEFYSIFYQKENYSLVLSFVNMFPYIIAGHVKCFLHNINNNSCFVFYESIIILLKITYNMLQISGNISKEDLLKYWCAVIFSVEKILFVSCKCSREGSCEMLGCVWGVTLP; from the exons ATGGAGTATTACAACAAGGACATTATTAACACCTTGCTGAAAATTTTGTACTCCGTTTATTATTCATCATTATATGATAGCAATACAATTTTGTATCAAACGTGTTGTGCTGCGTATAAGCAGCTACTCAATTCGCTCATTGATGTGTGTAATAGGGAGAGTAGAGTTGGGGCTACTCCGTGTGATCACTTAGAGAATTGCATGTGTGAGTCAgatgagaaggagaaaaatgacaCAGAAGGGAAACGAGACAGTGGTGACCACAACCTTGTGCATAGGGAGGAGGACCACTCAAGGGAAGTGAAGAACCtctattttgaaaattttgttttgccatATGATACGGATAGCCCGATAGATCTCATCTACATAACGGATCTAAAAAATCAGAGTTtcatgaaaaacaaaaataaattgctttCCCTAATTCATTACCTCTGCTATTGCtgttttgtaaatattagACTAAAGTATAACTCTGTTGGGGTTTCTTTCCCCTGTTCGTATGGAACCGCAgtggaggaaaaacgaaaagaagaTAGTGTTAATGAAACCGCTAATATAAGCCAAGAGCGAAGGCAAAATTCGAATGTATCTCAAACGAATGAACCTTCCAGTAAGCTACAATCCGCACGAAGCAACTGTCAAAAGAGTGCCGATCAGCCCCCCAGAAATGGCAATAATGGTACTCTCCAAGAAGAaccaaatgatgaaaaaatagttacCCCTCTTAAACAGACAAGTTATTCAAAAGACACACTGCAGTCGGGCAGAGGCAACGCCGACCCCCCtgtggaagaaaaacataacgcacagcaggaagaagaagaagaacagcagaaaaaaaaaaagtccagtAAGGACGAAagtgtgtacatgtgtagTGTGAAAAATtctaatataaaaaaattcttgaaaattttaaaaagcacaaatggaaaaaaccaAACggataacaaaatgaaccatGATGATAACGAAAATGTGCAACCAGACTCGTGTGACCAAAGGTCAGAAATCCTGTCGACGTACAACAAgaacaatttaattttgccATTGAACTTTTGCCTAGatttattgtatatatttcttaaCAACTATGaacactttttaaaaaatttcgattttttcaaattattgaAATTTGAAATTATATACATCATACTGGTATCATTAAAGTATAACTTACACATAGACGTTTTTTATCGATGCCTGAAAATTTTTGAGATTATCTGTCACAGATATTTTCAGTACTTCCtgggagaaataaaatttcttttcctaATCCTAATTCAACATTTGTGCTTGACGCAAcccttttcaaaattgctcatcgttttaaatttttttttctatctctTTGATGACACACTGACTCTGTTTCATttgtacaaatatttttgccaTGGGGGGGGGACGGCAAAGGTGGGAAGAGCAGCTGAGGAGGAAGATGTGAAGAAAGACCCAGAAGTGGCCAACGACGCCGTAGTCAGCGGTACCGAGggagcgaagaaaaaaaaaaaaacgaagagggGCTACATGCAAGAGGGTGAGCATCCCCCCGCGGAAGCACAAAATGTCCCCACCGAAAAACCGACCAGTCAAAAACGCCCCGATGTAGTAAGCAGTAAGTCCGATGCGGAAAGTAAGGGGAGAAAAGAGGGGGAGCCGATCTCACGCGAAACAAACCCAAAGCAGAGTGATGTGATGGGAGCGAAAAGCTCAAGCGGGCAGGGGGAACACCACAGTGATGACGACGACCTCCTGTTCATCAGGGTCGTCGAATATATTAGCAAAATTATTCACGAATTGCTATTTTTGCATTCGATTGACCTAACCAAAATGTACGCCCATTTGAAGGTGTTTAAGTATGATAGGATATACACGGGCGAGAAGAAAGTTGAGCAGCATATGGACAAGGGGCGAAGTAAGTCGGGTGGCAGCGGCAGGGGCGAAAAGAAGGGCGCGCAGGGGGACCACAAAGAAAGCGACAAAGAAGGACACATAGAAAGACACAACGAAAAGCACAACGAAAAGCACGAGAAAAAGCTCAATCAGGGCGACGGCCAAATAAAACCAAAGCAGCAGAACCATGAGAAGGAAGTCCAAGGCAGCTCCAACGAAATGCCATTCCGCAACTTTCTGAGTTACCCCCTAATTTTACCAAAAAGTTGCGAAAATCCGAGGGGAAATTTCTACTTATTCAAGTACTCAGCGGAGAAAAAAGTAAGTAGAACCCTGTTTAATGATTTATGCTACAAAGACGCTGACGAAATACGCCTACTTGCGTCCACTGTTGACAATATTTTATCCCTTGTGAattctttttatgtaatttttttaaacatattgAGAATGTCCCTAAATCAGTATTGCTTCGCAACGATAGATCTAAATGATGAGAGTGGATTTGCTCTAAGTGAATCATCGGCTTGTGGTAGCAGGTCCGAGAGGAAGCATGTAAACAAGGAGGCAGTGGCACAGTTGTGCAATGAGCGAGGATATGGTCTGCAATCTTTTTCGACGGCTCAACCCCCCAGTGTCATTAGTGGAAATAACCCCTCTTTTGATGATGAACTGGAACGAAGGCTCGACTGCTACAATGAGAACACAGCCGAGGGAACGAATAAGTGTGCAGGAAGAGGGGGCGATTTGTGTAGCGATTTGTATAGCGCTGTGAGTGGCGGTGTGAGTGGCGGTTTGTATAACAGCGCAAATAGTTACAACCCCCCAATAGACCGCGACAACCCCACGAACGATGGaatcaaaaaagaagaaaagaatccCCATAGAAGCAAGTCTATGAATCCAAATGACCAGTACCATGAGAACATATCCCTATTTTTTAACGTATTCAATTCCACGTGCAGATATTTCATATCGTCTCTCTGCTTGATCTTCTCCTACACGAACACACTAGATGTGTGTTTCTTCAGTGGGTTccagaaaataatttttatcagtactcatttaaaaataaatatctgTACCAATGCGTGTCTGCAGACCTTAACAAAATGCAGTAGTATTTTTACCCTAGAAAATTCACCCTTCTTTTTGAAGATTCTTAGAAATTTTGAAAGGCAAGAAAATAGGAATGAAAACAACTCCGGTGTAAGAAAGAGCAAAGGGGCCATCAAAAGCATCAGTAAGGTTCCCATGTTGTACTCTTCTAATGAGAGTAAAACATCCAGTCGCAAAGGTAGTGAGGCTAGTGTGAAGGATGGCAGCAATTTTGTCCACACGGGTCACTCACTGGGAACTGCTACCTCTGCGCATAACACGGGTAAATCTGTTAAACGTGGGAGTAACGACTTGGAGGAAGCTAAGCGTGAGTCAAGCAAAAGGCACGATGAAGTCGAACACACAAATGTTAAGGAATACATGGAAAAGGAGGACAAAATAGATGATATGCTGATCAAACAAAAGAGAGAAGCGAATACTGTCAAGGGGGGGAATCCACAAATGAGGGAAAAGGGTGACGATTATTcggggaattatttttataacttgAAGAGCGGAAAAAGTGAGAGAGGCGAGAATACAAATGTGGGTAATGAGAACCAACCAAACATGGGTGTTGAACTGTGGAGGAATTCCCCTCCAAGTGACGCTCATTATAACGTTACCAGTAAGGCTCTGGATGACGGGGAAGGTGCagaaagaggggaaaaaaatagtcgAAGGAGAGACACGGATCACATACTGGCGAACAAATCTATCTCAAAAAAGACAAGCATAGAAAGTGTCGAGTCCAATTTTGTTTGCTACAAATCGACACTGAATGAAGAtcgtataaaatattttgacgAGATCATTAGTATCATATTGAAAGAATCATACTTCATAAACAACGATTTGAATaacgtaaaatatattctgtCGATAAAGGCAGTCATTAGCATATTCTTCATTTATGGAGACAacctccattttgaaaactGGCTAAGGATGATTAACCTCTTCGTCGAAgttaattacatatataagtatatatcgTCAATAGAGAACAAAACGATTGAGTTCCTAAACTTCCTTCAtcatattaacaaaaatgaggaagattttattttctccctaAGTAAGAGACTCATCGATTCGGACAAAAACaattatgtacaaaatgtaAATTCAAAAAGTGCtgaattttgttattttatattgAGGTTTATTCAGAAAAATCCT AACACCATATTTTATAAGCTATCCACGTTGattaatattttgaattcaattcattttatgatatttaaTCAGTTTTTCAAGCAGAGGAAGGTGGGgtccaaggggggggaggtactACCTCCCAAGTTATGTTATAAGGGTAGGACCCCTGGGGAGGGCCACATACCAGGCAAAGAgagtaaacaaaatggaggtgcACATGCGAGTGGAAGAGGCTCTAAGGATATGTGCACCACTCTGTTGAACGGCCATATGGGAAGTTCCCAAAAAGGGGCGAACTGCGAGGATGGAAATGAAAGCACTACCAAGTTAACGGAGCCCTACAGGGAGGCACCCTTACATTCGGGAAGCTCCCGcggaagggaaaagaacGAAGAAGACACAACTCCCAACAGTCGCGAATACATCAAATTTAACAAACTAaatagaaagaaaaatataattgaaaaatacatcgaatttttgcacaagaatgataatatttttgaagtGTATTATTATTACCTGTCCCATTTTGACCCCATGTACACAACCTATTTTGCTTTCTACACGGATATGTTCTTTTTATctaagggggagaagcggaaagGGATGGTGCGTAAGGAAATGGCGAAGGGTAGACCAACCAACAGCGAATGCGCAAATTTACCAAGACAGGGAGTTACCACTCAGGAGACAACCATCTCGACAGAAATGAATGATAAGCCGAGCGATAATGCAGCTAAAGAGCACATCTACTACATCGTACTGAAGAAATTAGAAAAGTTTTGCATCTTCGAAGATTTCTACCCCTTATATATGATAGAAATGCTGTGTGTTATTAACCTGGATAAGATAAAAAGCATTTACAACAACTGCTGCATGAACATATTACTGCTCTCcttgtgcaaaaataatgacatCCAGAAAAAAAGCATTGACACGTTGTTCAATATTATAAAAGAGTCTATTGTACATTATAAACACAACTTTGAAATTCAGTTTCTTCTGTTTAAACCATTTTTCCTGTTCATTGTTAACCCGCATACATGTTACCgatcatattttattagcTCCTTCTTAAATTCcattagaaaaaatgcttccttttttaacaagGACATGTGGctgtttattatttttctcctctacGTATCATTCCAGaaagagttaaaaaaaagaagtttaaaaaataccaaCGGGGATGAAACGGATAGCCAACAAATAATGGAGGAAAATATATCCAACATtaacaacatttttaacatcctGGAGATTATAATTGTAGATTATATTGAGGAAGTCCCTGTGTGTAAAATTATGGAAGTCGTCATTCACATGCTCATCCTCTTTTCGTCCCTAAATGTTTTGAGCAATAACATATCCTTCAGGGCCATCAATTTTTCCTGGTCAATCGTTGATTACATTGTGGGGCGCTCTCACATGCTGGAAaggaatggaaaagaaaaggaccTTGGTGAAacggaagaaggagaaaaaggcacCCCCCAAGGAGATCAACACAAAACAGGCCAAAACAAACTCCTTCACATCTGCGCCatagaaaacaaaaaaatttacatatacgaaaaggaaattaaaatgaaaaacataaaaatgaaaagcttttttatcttcattttgaatCAACTTATGAAGCTGTGCTTCGACGAAAGAATAGAGGTTCGAAATTGCAGCATCAAAACGATCATTAGTATTCTCTCCACACATATTTGCAAATTcgactttttcttttacaaaaCGTCCATTTGTTTGTTACTTAAGCGGTTGAGCGTTAGGTATTATTCCAAGTTGCACGGATATTTCGAGATGGAGTGTAGGAATGAGCACCAGGTGGATTGCCAATCGGGGGAACCTACCAGTGTAGACCGCACCGCAGACGTAAGCAGCTTCCCATTGGAGAGCAAAAACAGTGGTACAGCCCCCACAAGTGAGGAACCTGCAGAACGAGGTAGAACCTGCGTGGGGGAACTGTTCAGGAAGAGCTTCGCAGACCTCACGGCAGAGGTGGAAGGACAATtcgcaaagaaaaaaagaaaaaaggggaggggggaaatgaaGGAGCACCCCGATTTATTaagcaaaattgaaaaaggagCCGGTATTACCAGCAGTAACGGAAGCGTAAACGGAGGCGGAAACGGAGGCGGAAATGGAGGCGGAAACGGAGGCGGAAATGGAGGCGGAAACGGAAGCAGTGGTGGAAACACCGCTTTGGAGCCAGAAAAGAACGGAGACTTGTACGACTATGTAAATGAAAACTTCAGCAAAATTATCATCCACCATTCAAGGGACAGCAAACTGAAGCAGTGGATCGAAAGCTTTATCCTAATCATAGAAGGGTGTAATCGGATCCTCCTCGAGCAAAGGAACTACAGAAAGTTCTACATCTTTTATGGTACCTTTGTGAACATCCTGAAGACTACACTGTTTGTGAAGTATAACAGTAAGAACATGTTTGAGCTCCACATATCGATATTGCAAATACTtaacaacatttttatgtccaAGTTGACCTACTATGATGTGTGCCATTTCACAATGAAGAATTCGCTAAGCAATAGGAATAGATGCTCTGACCATGTAAGCATTTTCGacatgtgccttttttatatttacaattatGCCTACTGTACTGATGACCAGAAGATTAAAGATTTCATTTTGAAGCTCCTTATGGAAAATCTGAAAAATGTGTACTGTGACAAATGGATATATGTGCACTCGGTGATGTATTTGCATTTGTTTCACTTGTTGTTTACATCCAGCGTGGAGGTTGTGCTGAGTCcaggggaagggaaaaccTACTCCTTCTTGAACTACCACTCCATTTTGAATGAGTTGTTTTTTGATTACTTTGTCAGCGGGAGGGAGACGATCACACATCATGTGGGAAGCGACATCAATTCTGCATCGAACAAGATGGGAAATAACCCCCCCAAGTGTGCACAGAAGGATGAGccaccaggggggggaggagactCTCCAAAGAGGAGGCCATCCTTCCTAAACAGCCACTTCACATTTGAGTACAAAACGAACGAAGCATCGAATGACCcactaaatatttataacataCTAGAGAACAACAAAGGCATATATAGCGCAGAAGCATTTGGAGAAAACGCGAAATTGGAGAGTAAAGACATATACGCGGGCTTCTTAAATGGTCACGTAAATAGCGAAATTTTTACCATCATGATGGATATTTTTCAAACGCTAGAGTATGACAAAATAAATCTCCTAATAAATGAGGAACTACTAAAGtgtgtaaaatatttgcTACTAAGTTtgggagaaaatgaagagaaaaagtcCATCCTCACCAAACTGCTATACTTTGtctttgatgaaaaaatactGTTTAATGAAAACTCGGATGAAATAATTGAAAAGGTAGAACTCAATGATACATATAACAAACTCGATATGGACATAAACACCAAGGAAttaaatgaggaaaataaagagTGTAGTAGATTATTTAccttaaattataaaaaaatatacccattaaataattatatagaaTATTTCCAAACATTTTCCATAGGACTGTTCAATTAtttcactccttttttgattttctaCATTCATAATAAGTTCAATTTGTTTCCCAActataatgtaaatataatttactcCATCATACTGTGCAATTTTATGAGACAAGAATTTTACAGCATATTTTATCAGAAAGAAAATTACTCTCTTGTGCTTTCCTTTGTTAATATGTTTCCATACATTATTGCGGGTCACGTGAAATGCTTCTtgcataatataaataacaacTCCTGCTTTGTCTTTTACGAAAGTATTATCATCCTGTTGAAAATTACGTACAATATGCTTCAAATTTCGGGGAATATCTCCAAGGAGGATTTGCTCAAGTACTGGTGTGCTGTCATTTTCTCCGTCGAAAAGATTCTTTTCGTTAGTTGTAAGTGCTCAAGAGAGGGATCATGCGAGATGTTggggtgtgtgtggggggtcaCTCTACCGTAG